The genomic region ctttcacttacttgctgtgccgTTTCGTTGTGTATTTGTTCAGTCGTGTctttctcaaccaggatttctcatACTATGAAACaccatttgggtctttgcgtgttaaataacactatttgaaGTGTCAAATAaacttgttgaccaatcaggacctaacatgactgcacgtcacataataatttaacgcgttcatacattttttacatagtgtaatcaatgtataataactatcactcgtatttcatatgtcacaacgattcattgatacgtatgctatgatgctggtaaagttgtctcgcacctacagtgctggtcattaaaagcgagctagctcatggatgcaaataATTTTCTTCCCTTAAAACATAGCAAAACGTTTCAGTAgttatagttagctagctaactatatagctatgTGTCATCATCtgaaataaccctaatttataagacagttctgattaatggtggtcagacccatctatgtgaatctagccacaataaggattagccacaatagtctactttgcggttagccttcaaaataaaagtataatTAACAAtgatgcaaattaatacaaatagtagaatcataattgaatagatcatgctaaacgaggttggaattttgttatataaaatcaacagaagacaataatttgttaatttgacaaatctgttgaaatcacactggatgtattaaactttagaattgcattgggggcatacttatttcactgtacagccttacctatggattgtggatcaatgacatggggtaaCAGTCTACTtagtgacacccagagaacattagcgtcgtagctcttattgcggtacttttacatttacatttaagtcatttagcagacgctcttatccagagcgacttacaaattggtgaattcaccttctgacatccagtggaacagccactttacaatagtgcatctaaatcatttaagggggggggtgagaaggattacttatcctatcctaggtattccttgaagaggtggggtttctctgaaacaactgtgaattgagccacatttattgtcaGTCTATGTGAACACTATTCATTAGGAAAAACAATACTGAATGGATGTTTGAGTGTGATAACTCTGAGAAGGATGTTGTAGAAAACTATattgggtattgagtagactgataccacatttcattgatcccccaatccttaggtaaagctgtacagtgcaatatgaatgtcaatacacacaataggttgaCTGGGGAGGTGttttcacacagtcacagtccaAGGATAAGAGCTACAATGCTAATATTTGCGTAACATTTTCACatttgtgttctgtgggtgtcaccgagtagactgataccccatttcattgattcacattccaaccttgtttaacattatttagtttaaatatggcatgattccaccttctgcatcactttcaaatatgtacttttattttgaaggcaaacagcaaattccactattgtgcttaatcgttattgtggctagcttcactaCACATAACCCGGGTCCACAGTCCGGTCGAGcgtcactagccagatgaagctagctggctgcttataacgttagctttggtcaacagggttaagtagctggctagctatttattttcatgaactgaagttcaatttcaataggtgaacaagaagtggctacctagctaatacttactcacaagtaTTCTTAAATCATttctaagaataatgaaaatgactgcaatttgtactggtcattgttttcaggctggttgtattgatgctagctaggtaccaagctaaaggtagctagctaccccagaagttatGGTTGAACAaataatgctttattaccaatgcgctattgtaaacacatcgttcgtggccggtgtttgcttgtttgcagactttttctgtacagctttgacagtgctactgatagtagtggtggcgcttggcttgcatgtgtaaattcagaacacacaacattctacaATAGAActgttatttgacgtgtcaaattaaaagcttatttaacacatcaaatagtgttatgtttatatattttttgacacgcaaagacccaaacggcattccatattatgtcgtgaagctaatagcagtgacattattactgtgtaactctggTAGGGCAACATGTGTACCGGTGCTCAACCAGTCGGCGAAAACCAACATCACCCacaacagagaacggttgattgtcaagggcaatgaattccattatcttggcgtcaATAGAttttgcctttgagttgtctcgcagaaatgttcttactctttgaAAGGACTTCTCAACTTGTTGACTGCCCGATACACaaagcagacattgtgggctaggttaggaatgctgtgtttgCATGCGTTGTGCAGAATTTTACGTGTCGTCGTTACGTTATATAGTTATGCACGTCAGCTTtaacatcggttttgcacatcagcattaaactagacatcggccgATAccatgttggcatttttagctaatatcgtccgattccgatatgttcaccaatatatcgtgcatccctaattACAGTATAGCACATTTTTTCAAGGTGGGAAAACAATACTGTAATCTTCCATAATATATTgctgttatattactgtaacaTTACTGTACTTCACATAAAAACATATTTActgttaagagcgttgggccagtaaacgaaaggtcactggttcaaatcctcgagctgactaggtgaaaaatgtgTCTGTATCCTTGCGCAAGGGACTTAAGCCTAATTGATcctttaagtcgctctggataagagcgtctgataaATTACAATTGTGTTCAAATCAACCGTGCTTCACTGTCGGGAGACACTCAGATATTTTTATTCAAATATTTTAATAGATATTTAAAAAAGCATTGATTGTCACGAAAGATCTGCATACAGTATAAATGGAAAAGGTATATGGTCTAACTGGACACTATGTTGAGCCAATTCAGCTCAGATGTCTTGGTTCCGATGCAACAGGCAGGATACGCTTCTGTCAGTAGATCCCTATCAAAGAGACTGACACCTATTCTTGGACTGTCAACGGTGAAAGACCAGTACAAAATTATCCACTTTGTTGCTATTGAGGACATGACAAATGGTCAAATTTGAAAGAAAATTGACTTTTTACAAGAGCCTCCCATCATCATTGTCAATAATTCCCTACCAGGATTCATTGGAGGTACCAAATCCTCTTGGCTCAGGCAAAAATAAACATATAATAACATATTGGCTTTGTATAGCACTGTGAACACAAGCAACCATCAATTTATCCCATGCAATTGGTATTGCTTTTTAGGGaggatgatgattatgatgaggATTGGATCAGCAACTTTCATGTCCCTTGGCAGCAGACGCCTGAAAGCCTCAGGCGAGCCATTGCAGAGAGACGAAGAGTCGAGGCGGCAGATAGGCGGCTGATGGTGAGGATCACCGTTGATGCAATGCGTGTACACTGCCTCAACCCCAACAAGAAAGTATGTGCAGAaattgccaaagctatagtttcaGAATATCCAGAGAGCTTTGCAGACCTGTCAAAAGAAGGGGAACTGCTTAGCAGAAGGTACTCCTCCTTGCTCACCCAATTAAAGACCAGAGTGGAGCATGTGAACCGGAACACTGAAAATAGAATACGCAGACCCAAGACGAGCAAAAAAGGGGAAAATGGCAACAGACAAGTCAAAACAGCAAGAACAAAAGTGGACAGTTATGGGTGCATAAACTGGCACCCACaggaccttccagaaggagaAACTCCTGACTCCCTGGAAAATAAGAGACAGATTATGGCCACCATTTTCAACAGTGCAAGCCCCAGAGGTGTGGGCAGGGGAGACGTGGATGAATTCATGAGGCTTACGTACATTAACCAACGCCACATGATAAATGCATGGCCAGCTCCAAGAATTGGTGACATCAAGGAACAATGGCCTTTTCTTTTTACCAAGGGATGGCTCTGCGCCCACTTCCACATGCTCACTGGAGTTGAGATCGACCGCAGTCTCAGTGACGCTCTCCAGAGCAAAGGAAAGACCATTATCAATTTCTTCCGAAGTCAGAAACCCAACTGGAGGAGAGGCATCCAAAGTCTCCTCAATGACATTGAAGGTGACGTCAGTGGAAACCTCACAGCCTGTGCTGCCATTCTTCTGGTGCTGTCCCacttcagagagaaagaggactctctcttcctcttggcTGATGTAagttattgtgtgtgtgattttatTCAAATACAAAACGTAATCTGATTGTTTTTATACTGGGACTATATACATTATACTGTGCTTTTACACACATGATTGATTATATCAGGATTCAACAACCTTCTTCTTTTTGTGTTTAATGTAGGTGAATGACACCCAGATGGATGTAGAGGCTCAGTTGCATTTGCCGGCCACTCCAAGACTTATCATGCTTGGTAATGACAGCATTTTGTGTATGGACTGGAGATGATCATATTCATAAATCAGATTATGTCGGCGGTGGGGCTAGATAAACCACCAGAAATACATACTGGTACTTAACTTCACAATGTTAATACTGCACAGAAGAATAGAACAGTAAGATTAATTCTAGTCTAATATTGTAATCTTTAATTGTGGTGGAACAGAAATATATTGTGTAGGCctatattttaaaaaaaatattatttaaaacATTCATTATTACTGTGTACTTCAGGGAGTTCCCTGCTGGCTTCATCTAAGTGGATGGTGTCGATCGAGGGGAGAGTGGTCTGTGTTTTGGATAATCAGTCCAACTTTGCTGCTGCCCTCTCTGTACTCTTCGGATGTTTCTACGTGTTCAATACAGAGTACCAGGAGACAGCCTCAGCAACACTGGAGCTTATTCAGAGGCAAGTATTGAACATTTATTGATCCAGCACTGCCTTGCAGTTACATTTCGTCTTTGCGCATCTCAGTGTTGAGACTTGCCTAgtgttgcaaagggagggtatattactggaaacgtTTGTTTACCAGTAAACTGCCAGCTTTTTGGTATCTTCAAGGATTTTATTTAATCTATTACAATACATATAGGGGCCCTTTTGGGTAcctcagattatcacaggtgtctgtaattatctctggccctctgtgtggccttatcacatttAAATACATGAAATAATTCAAGAAGAATAGAAaaacaaagctgtaaaacatacTAAATATAAACCAttaacttagtgaataccattggtgtttcatatgagggtttcagcatgaagtaacctttttatatatttttacacacttatttattttactatgtcagtattttttttttacatttgtaaattttttaacctttatttaactaggcaagtcagttaagaacaaattcttattttcaatgacggccttggaacagtgggttaaatgccttgttcaggggcagaacgacagatttttaccttgtcaactcagggattagATTTTtacaacctttcgattactagtccaacgctctaaccactaggctacctaccgccccgtatgtatttgttgtcaatgttttggcGTCAAACTGGTGACAGTTGTAAAAAAAAGTACATCGTTGAtgcttttttcattaattaggctcttttctcttgaaccatatctactagaaactcatgtacaatatggacacagatatatAAAAAATGAATACTATATATttttattcaagtataaattaccaaagttacaATAGATTGCCATACATTTTCTCTTAATTACCGAAATTACTGAAGATTCCATTTTTAAATTACCCATAGCTTTGCAACCCGAATTGAAAGAGTTGTGAAAGCAATGCCTGATTGCCTGGATTGACTAACGCTTCCATGTTGACTCTTTAGGTTTCTAGTAGGGATCAACCCAAATGAAGGAACCAAATGCTCTTCATACCTTGATTCAGAAGTCGGGGTGAGCCGCAGGACTGGAAGAGTTGTGCAAAGGAAGACCGATGCAGTTGCCACCTTCCTCAAAGACCTGACCGAATTTGAATGGTGAACCAGTTTCATAGGAGATGCAAACACAAGGATGCACATACATGATGCATAGCTTCAAATGTTATATTGTTGCTCTTGTTTAATATCAATCAATCACCACTACAGATTGCAATTGAGTTCTATCATCTATCATGATATGCATCTTGGAATAATTGTTATATGTTTCTGTTGGCTGGCCCTGACTTTTATGTTATAATGATGTTCTAAATGATTACCAGAAGTGTTTTTTTGTTGACAGATTTCTTTAAGACGTTTTGTTTACTTACTGTAAACAAAATCAGTGTGATAAATTCAGTTTTTTTCAGAATGAGTTCCCATTTCACTACAGTGTTAAAGGGGCAGTGAAGTTAAACTTGATTGTCCTGCTTTTTGTTATATTTCCACACAATGAGGTTGAAATAAAACTCAGAATTTGTAAAAATGATGCCTGTTTtgtataagagctgtttgaaaattgCCTGGAATTTAAGCCTGTTCAGGTAGGATGGAACTTTTGGCccacatcatgacatcacaatgtgaTCTGATTATAATAGCCCAATGATTGTTCATCTGGGTAAGGGAGTGGGTTCTCGACCATCCTATCAGCCAATCGGTCTGTGTATGTAAAAACTGTATCTTCAAATGTGTTTCCTAACGCCCACACAAACAGACTGAGCATTTTAAGGGCCAAAGGAGGCTCAGGGACATAAATggttaaacatacagtatatgttgGTGTTATTTTCATTAAATAAGCACAGTAATTTATTAGACATACAGTGGTGATTTAAAAATAGAATTACAAAGACTGCATGGGGCCTTAAGCTGTTATCTTTTTCAATATTATTTATTTGTGATAAAACATCCTGTTTTGGATTCAACTGCATTTTGCCATTGCTGATCTAGCTTGAGGATTGGAATTTGTTTACTGACAGTGCAGTGTATTTCTGTGACTGGTAGCTAATCAATTTCACACCTTAAATTACAGTGAAATGTTAAACACGTTTAAATACAATAAATCAAATCTCAATTAATCCCCCATTCCTTCAACCTGTACTTGATGTGTGCGCTCTGCTGCTGAGTaggttatttcattttttttagcCCTTGAATGGGATTAATAGGGAGTGGGGAGGCTATGCTTAAGGCATATTATCATATTATCAAAACCCACCCAATCGAGCTGATTGTAATAAGCCACACTCAGGGTCCCTGTTCAAGAGGTAATATTGACTGCAACTTCTGTTTATTGTCAAATCAAATGTGCTAACCATGTGCTCTCCTTGACGCCTTTCTGTTTGTTTCTTTGTTCATTGTTTATCAAATTTAACCAACTCATGGCTCAACGAAGGTGTGTGACAACTGCAAAAGGTTGTTAAATTATGCTTCTAAAATATGTGAGACCTACAAAACCGTGCAGCCTTTCAAGAAATACCACAAATGACAAAATAAGGCAATGGACAAGACACTGATAGAGTGGACAAGACCGACCATCCTTTAAAACAACGTTGCCAGGTTCCTGGACTCACTTTTCATAATGGTAACCCTCCATATTTCTGGACACATTCTTAGCTTTATTCCATTTGAATTGAACTAATTCCTATTTTATTTATGATTAGCAGCCACCTGATTGAAATTATAATTCTGTAAACCATTTTGTCTTCTGCAGCTCCGGAAAGTGCATGCTCTGGGCTTTAGGTCCGTCCTCATAGGGTAGCAGTCACGTGGTGGCTGCTGGGGAGTAGAAATCATGGTGCCCACCAACCCTCGGCCAGGTCTGGAGGAGGACTGCCTCCAGGAGCTGCTCAAATACGATGAATCTTTACTGAAGCGTAAGTTACTCTCCACTCTCAACAGCATACACAAAATAccctgagtgtataaaacattaaggacacctgctctttacatagactgaccaggtgaatccaggtgaaagctatgatcccttattgatgtcacttgttaaatccacttcaatcagtgtagatgaaggggaggaggcaggttaagGAAGGGTTTGTAAGCCttacacaatccatttctcaattgtcgcatgtgtgccgttcagagggtTAATGGGACAGACAAAAGAGTTAAGTGCCTttcaacagggtatggtagtaggtatccttaatgttttgtacagtcagtatACGTTCAACAGCATACATACAACAACATATACCAACAACTCCCCTCTGTGTAGCAACACAAAGTGAAGATTGCAGAATGAATGCAACTTTATTTTATTGAAGATATACCTTGCATAAAAAATACCTTGCATTTTTCTTCAAACAGATATCCCTGTCAACCAGCCCCCCACCAACTCCACAGAAGCCACCAGTGGTAGTCTCCTGGAAGgacaagagggagaagagggtgaCGTTAGCACTGGGGAAGGAGTGGACGAAAGGGCTTCAGATGTGGAAGTGGGAGAAGACGATGGAGATAGAAcggaaggagatgaagaggacATGGAACCTGACTAACAGCCACCTGCCAAGAAGACAAAGTAGAGCGAGCTGCACTACACTACAGAGGTGTGCTCTCCAAACTCTGTTTAGCCATAATAGTAATAGTATATACATGTTCATGTTTTCTATCAAGCATCTGCCGGTTATAGAGGCCTGGTAAATAAATGACTTAAAGCAGCAAAACAGCGTCATTCGTTCTTTTAATCTCCATGTGGAAGTGTACCACTCcaaacaaaataaatacatttactgAAATGTTAAACAATGACTGTCCACCAAGGTTTAGGCTTACATCAATTTGTGTACGGTCTGTATTTATGACGGGttgtcaaatcaaagtttatttgcagatgttatcgcaagTGCAGCGAATTGCTTGTGCAGTGATAATACCTAGAAAACAATAAGCACATTCTCCAAAAGCAAAGGTTGGGCGGTTCTACTATGACAGCCctagtgtgtgtatctgtgttgtGGAGCCTGTGTTCATACTCATTCTCTCTTCAGGTATTATCAGAAGAGGGTGCTGATATCAGATCTACCTGAAGAAACccagagacagcagagggaggcTTGGAGAGAAGCATCCAGACGCCGTCGTGCCCGCAAAATGTCCTCCCTTCAGACGAACCCCACACAGCTCTGCCACCCCCCCCCAGAACACAGACACCTGGGGGGACTAGGGGACGACGCAGGGGCAGGCAGTAGGGTGGCAAGTTTGGATAGCTTCTTCTTTTGACATTCC from Oncorhynchus masou masou isolate Uvic2021 chromosome 29, UVic_Omas_1.1, whole genome shotgun sequence harbors:
- the LOC135520230 gene encoding uncharacterized protein LOC135520230 isoform X1, giving the protein MNSCLQNEENARAVENAIRKAVNTVMDVIYNMNSTKILEYERKVAERDKENETLKCKLKKAEEELTAFRVGLSFEFSALSPGRDFGKPMCNENEVGSETDWRMDFPSLNAGTPGLSAERTRGQSPSATPVTSPVIKEEPADTGSFYIKWEMSEESIAEQQEGLGPMHVLGKESDGTSSVAGSQSPGDRRSELSEETSTERVKRRLSSAETQRQYRERIRADPEKLRAYKERAKCREDDDYDEDWISNFHVPWQQTPESLRRAIAERRRVEAADRRLMVRITVDAMRVHCLNPNKKVCAEIAKAIVSEYPESFADLSKEGELLSRRYSSLLTQLKTRVEHVNRNTENRIRRPKTSKKGENGNRQVKTARTKVDSYGCINWHPQDLPEGETPDSLENKRQIMATIFNSASPRGVGRGDVDEFMRLTYINQRHMINAWPAPRIGDIKEQWPFLFTKGWLCAHFHMLTGVEIDRSLSDALQSKGKTIINFFRSQKPNWRRGIQSLLNDIEGDVSGNLTACAAILLVLSHFREKEDSLFLLADVNDTQMDVEAQLHLPATPRLIMLGSSLLASSKWMVSIEGRVVCVLDNQSNFAAALSVLFGCFYVFNTEYQETASATLELIQRFLVGINPNEGTKCSSYLDSEVGVSRRTGRVVQRKTDAVATFLKDLTEFEW
- the LOC135520230 gene encoding uncharacterized protein LOC135520230 isoform X2, which translates into the protein MCNENEVGSETDWRMDFPSLNAGTPGLSAERTRGQSPSATPVTSPVIKEEPADTGSFYIKWEMSEESIAEQQEGLGPMHVLGKESDGTSSVAGSQSPGDRRSELSEETSTERVKRRLSSAETQRQYRERIRADPEKLRAYKERAKCREDDDYDEDWISNFHVPWQQTPESLRRAIAERRRVEAADRRLMVRITVDAMRVHCLNPNKKVCAEIAKAIVSEYPESFADLSKEGELLSRRYSSLLTQLKTRVEHVNRNTENRIRRPKTSKKGENGNRQVKTARTKVDSYGCINWHPQDLPEGETPDSLENKRQIMATIFNSASPRGVGRGDVDEFMRLTYINQRHMINAWPAPRIGDIKEQWPFLFTKGWLCAHFHMLTGVEIDRSLSDALQSKGKTIINFFRSQKPNWRRGIQSLLNDIEGDVSGNLTACAAILLVLSHFREKEDSLFLLADVNDTQMDVEAQLHLPATPRLIMLGSSLLASSKWMVSIEGRVVCVLDNQSNFAAALSVLFGCFYVFNTEYQETASATLELIQRFLVGINPNEGTKCSSYLDSEVGVSRRTGRVVQRKTDAVATFLKDLTEFEW